The following proteins are co-located in the Colius striatus isolate bColStr4 chromosome 6, bColStr4.1.hap1, whole genome shotgun sequence genome:
- the ANGEL1 gene encoding protein angel homolog 1 isoform X6, which translates to MSYNILAQDLVEQGHDLYLHCHPDILNWNYRLPNLLQEIQHWNPDVLCLQEVQENHYWEQLEPMFKEMGFACCYKRRTGTKTDGCAVCYKHSRFQMISLSPVEYFRPGLDVLNRDNVGLVLLLQPLLPEGLDQKAVSPLCVATTHLLFNPRRGDIKLAQMALLLAEIDKIARTTEGSYYPVILCGDLNSVPDSPLYKFICNGELSYHGMLAWKVSGQEEFSQQLYSRKLQAPLWPSSLGVTDSCQYVTLCQPKKLAGRRQYSRDFLLQFRYCAAACERPPHLVLLEGVTDAKPDRPARWPQPVDMVKNPDPQPLIPRSSGIIQHGLNLTSVYSHFLPQRGRLEVTTMPMGLGATVDYIFYSAEPVESGNRGGRRLYRDGALKLLGRLSLLSEDSLLMANGLPNPFCSSDHLCLLASFGLEISSLREDPGPGPSSCSLPWGEGGCCA; encoded by the exons ATGTCTTACAACATCCTTGCCCAGGACCTGGTGGAGCAGGGCCATGATCTCTATCTACACTGTCATCCAGACATCTTGAACTGGAACTACCGCCTTCCAAACCTTTTGCAGGAGATCCAGCACTGGAATCCTGAT GTTCTGTGTCTCCAGGAGGTGCAGGAGAACCATTACTGGGAGCAGCTGGAACCGATGTTCAAAGAGATGG GCTTTGCATGCTGCTATAAACGGAGAACCGGGACGAAGACAGATGGCTGTGCAGTGTGCTACAAACACAGCAGGTTCCAGATGATCAGCCTCAGCCCCGTGGAATACTTCCGTCCTGGCCTGGACGTCCTTAATCGGGATAACGTGGGCTTGGTGCTGCTGCTAcagcctctgctccctgagGGCCTAGATCAGAAGGCAGTCAGCCCGCTGTGTGTGGCCACTACTCACCTGCTCTTCAATCCCCGGAGGGGAGATATCAAGCTGGCCCAGATGGCCTTGCTCCTTGCTGAGATAGACAAGATTGCAAGAACTACTGAAGGCAGTTACTATCCTGTCATCTTGTGTGGAGACCTGAACTCTGTACCTGACTCACCACTCTACAAATTCATCTGTAACGGTGAACTTTCCTACCATGGCATGCTGGCCTGGAAG GTGTCTGGTCAGGAGGAGTTTTCCCAACAGTTGTATTCCCGGAAGCTGCAGGCCCCTCTGTGGCCGAGCTCCCTGGGTGTCACAGACAGCTGCCAATATGTCACCCTGTGCCAGCCAAAGAAACTAG CAGGCAGACGGCAATACAGCCGGGACTTCCTGCTCCAGTTCCGTTACTGCGCTGCTGCCTGTGAGCGACCACCACATCTGGTCCTCTTGGAGGGGGTGACAGATGCTAAACCAG ACCGCCCTGCACGCTGGCCCCAGCCTGTTGACATGGTGAAAAACCCTGATCCCCAGCCTCTCATCCCAAG GTCTTCAGGCATTATCCAGCATGGCCTCAACTTGACTTCTGTCTACAGTCACTTCCTGCCACAGAGGGGCCGCCTGGAAGTCACAACGATGCCCATGGGCCTTGGAGCAACCGTTGATTATATCTTCTACTCGGCAGAGCCTGTGGAGAGTGGCAACAGGGGTG GTCGAAGGCTGTACCGGGATGGAGCCCTGAAGCTGCTTGGCcgcctttctcttctctctgaaGATAGCCTGTTGATGGCAAACGGCTTACCAAATCCTTTTTGTTCATCTGATCATCTCTGCCTGCTAGCTAGCTTTGGCTTGGAGATCTCTAGCCTCAGAGAGG ATCCTGGCCCTGGTCCCAGCTCTTGCTCACTTCCCTGGGGAGAAGGGGGATGCTGTGCCTGA
- the ANGEL1 gene encoding protein angel homolog 1 isoform X4 encodes MIGTVLCYVLLPAARLLRALRDAFFTYRKNVLLAKSTSTQIEGVFAASRGKSVPEEQEALLEQWLEEGAGNLPASESAPAAGKVSVTFTSDWLEGSELLMTTLSDLNASPEVTQCTDQQLLELHALVSSDQQDHAATELAELLAEEAVAVANNPTWAAVVPQTDHQIVGCAAVSVGVQDEDPAVLAWSLARNAETVPTDPPAWPIQDTVQFSPLLTEDLVEQGHDLYLHCHPDILNWNYRLPNLLQEIQHWNPDVLCLQEVQENHYWEQLEPMFKEMGFACCYKRRTGTKTDGCAVCYKHSRFQMISLSPVEYFRPGLDVLNRDNVGLVLLLQPLLPEGLDQKAVSPLCVATTHLLFNPRRGDIKLAQMALLLAEIDKIARTTEGSYYPVILCGDLNSVPDSPLYKFICNGELSYHGMLAWKVSGQEEFSQQLYSRKLQAPLWPSSLGVTDSCQYVTLCQPKKLAGRRQYSRDFLLQFRYCAAACERPPHLVLLEGVTDAKPDRPARWPQPVDMVKNPDPQPLIPRSSGIIQHGLNLTSVYSHFLPQRGRLEVTTMPMGLGATVDYIFYSAEPVESGNRGGRRLYRDGALKLLGRLSLLSEDSLLMANGLPNPFCSSDHLCLLASFGLEISSLREDPGPGPSSCSLPWGEGGCCA; translated from the exons ATGATCGGTACCGTGCTCTGCTACGTGCTGCTGCCGGCGGCGCGGCTCCTCCGGGCCCTCCGAG ATGCTTTCTTTACCTATCGAAAGAATGTACTTCTGGCGAAGAGTACGTCCACCCAGATAGAAGGTGTATTTGCTGCAAGCAGAGGAAAGTCAGTCCCAGAAGAGCAAGAAGCCCTTCTCGAGCAGTggctggaggaaggagcagggaaTTTGCCAGCCAGTGAGAgtgctccagcagcagggaaagtATCAGTTACGTTCACAAGTGACTGGTTAGAAGGTTCAGAGCTATTGATGACTACCCTCAGTGACCTGAATGCGTCTCCAGAAGTCACCCAATGCACTGATCAGCAGCTCTTGGAGCTACACGCCTTGGTTTCTTCAGACCAGCAAGATCATGCAGCGACTGAACTAGCAGAATTACTagcagaggaagcagtggcTGTAGCAAACAACCCTACTTGGGCAGCTGTGGTGCCACAGACGGATCACCAGATAGTTGGCTGTGCCGCTGTCAGTGTAGGAGTGCAGGATGAAGACCCAGCTGTGCTAGCCTGGAGTTTAGCACGTAATGCAGAGACAGTACCAACGGATCCCCCAGCCTGGCCCATTCAGGATACAGTAcaattttctcctctcctgacAGAG GACCTGGTGGAGCAGGGCCATGATCTCTATCTACACTGTCATCCAGACATCTTGAACTGGAACTACCGCCTTCCAAACCTTTTGCAGGAGATCCAGCACTGGAATCCTGAT GTTCTGTGTCTCCAGGAGGTGCAGGAGAACCATTACTGGGAGCAGCTGGAACCGATGTTCAAAGAGATGG GCTTTGCATGCTGCTATAAACGGAGAACCGGGACGAAGACAGATGGCTGTGCAGTGTGCTACAAACACAGCAGGTTCCAGATGATCAGCCTCAGCCCCGTGGAATACTTCCGTCCTGGCCTGGACGTCCTTAATCGGGATAACGTGGGCTTGGTGCTGCTGCTAcagcctctgctccctgagGGCCTAGATCAGAAGGCAGTCAGCCCGCTGTGTGTGGCCACTACTCACCTGCTCTTCAATCCCCGGAGGGGAGATATCAAGCTGGCCCAGATGGCCTTGCTCCTTGCTGAGATAGACAAGATTGCAAGAACTACTGAAGGCAGTTACTATCCTGTCATCTTGTGTGGAGACCTGAACTCTGTACCTGACTCACCACTCTACAAATTCATCTGTAACGGTGAACTTTCCTACCATGGCATGCTGGCCTGGAAG GTGTCTGGTCAGGAGGAGTTTTCCCAACAGTTGTATTCCCGGAAGCTGCAGGCCCCTCTGTGGCCGAGCTCCCTGGGTGTCACAGACAGCTGCCAATATGTCACCCTGTGCCAGCCAAAGAAACTAG CAGGCAGACGGCAATACAGCCGGGACTTCCTGCTCCAGTTCCGTTACTGCGCTGCTGCCTGTGAGCGACCACCACATCTGGTCCTCTTGGAGGGGGTGACAGATGCTAAACCAG ACCGCCCTGCACGCTGGCCCCAGCCTGTTGACATGGTGAAAAACCCTGATCCCCAGCCTCTCATCCCAAG GTCTTCAGGCATTATCCAGCATGGCCTCAACTTGACTTCTGTCTACAGTCACTTCCTGCCACAGAGGGGCCGCCTGGAAGTCACAACGATGCCCATGGGCCTTGGAGCAACCGTTGATTATATCTTCTACTCGGCAGAGCCTGTGGAGAGTGGCAACAGGGGTG GTCGAAGGCTGTACCGGGATGGAGCCCTGAAGCTGCTTGGCcgcctttctcttctctctgaaGATAGCCTGTTGATGGCAAACGGCTTACCAAATCCTTTTTGTTCATCTGATCATCTCTGCCTGCTAGCTAGCTTTGGCTTGGAGATCTCTAGCCTCAGAGAGG ATCCTGGCCCTGGTCCCAGCTCTTGCTCACTTCCCTGGGGAGAAGGGGGATGCTGTGCCTGA
- the ANGEL1 gene encoding protein angel homolog 1 isoform X5, whose product MTTLSDLNASPEVTQCTDQQLLELHALVSSDQQDHAATELAELLAEEAVAVANNPTWAAVVPQTDHQIVGCAAVSVGVQDEDPAVLAWSLARNAETVPTDPPAWPIQDTVQFSPLLTEVPYHEILWRDWEDLSDQPCVLEQVSKNTPFFEFRVMSYNILAQDLVEQGHDLYLHCHPDILNWNYRLPNLLQEIQHWNPDVLCLQEVQENHYWEQLEPMFKEMGFACCYKRRTGTKTDGCAVCYKHSRFQMISLSPVEYFRPGLDVLNRDNVGLVLLLQPLLPEGLDQKAVSPLCVATTHLLFNPRRGDIKLAQMALLLAEIDKIARTTEGSYYPVILCGDLNSVPDSPLYKFICNGELSYHGMLAWKVSGQEEFSQQLYSRKLQAPLWPSSLGVTDSCQYVTLCQPKKLAGRRQYSRDFLLQFRYCAAACERPPHLVLLEGVTDAKPDRPARWPQPVDMVKNPDPQPLIPRSSGIIQHGLNLTSVYSHFLPQRGRLEVTTMPMGLGATVDYIFYSAEPVESGNRGGRRLYRDGALKLLGRLSLLSEDSLLMANGLPNPFCSSDHLCLLASFGLEISSLREDPGPGPSSCSLPWGEGGCCA is encoded by the exons ATGACTACCCTCAGTGACCTGAATGCGTCTCCAGAAGTCACCCAATGCACTGATCAGCAGCTCTTGGAGCTACACGCCTTGGTTTCTTCAGACCAGCAAGATCATGCAGCGACTGAACTAGCAGAATTACTagcagaggaagcagtggcTGTAGCAAACAACCCTACTTGGGCAGCTGTGGTGCCACAGACGGATCACCAGATAGTTGGCTGTGCCGCTGTCAGTGTAGGAGTGCAGGATGAAGACCCAGCTGTGCTAGCCTGGAGTTTAGCACGTAATGCAGAGACAGTACCAACGGATCCCCCAGCCTGGCCCATTCAGGATACAGTAcaattttctcctctcctgacAGAGGTACCCTACCATG AGATTTTATGGAGAGACTGGGAGGATCTTTCTGATCAGCCCTGTGTGCTAGAGCAGGTCTCAAAAAACACTCCTTTCTTTGAATTTCGAGTCATGTCTTACAACATCCTTGCCCAGGACCTGGTGGAGCAGGGCCATGATCTCTATCTACACTGTCATCCAGACATCTTGAACTGGAACTACCGCCTTCCAAACCTTTTGCAGGAGATCCAGCACTGGAATCCTGAT GTTCTGTGTCTCCAGGAGGTGCAGGAGAACCATTACTGGGAGCAGCTGGAACCGATGTTCAAAGAGATGG GCTTTGCATGCTGCTATAAACGGAGAACCGGGACGAAGACAGATGGCTGTGCAGTGTGCTACAAACACAGCAGGTTCCAGATGATCAGCCTCAGCCCCGTGGAATACTTCCGTCCTGGCCTGGACGTCCTTAATCGGGATAACGTGGGCTTGGTGCTGCTGCTAcagcctctgctccctgagGGCCTAGATCAGAAGGCAGTCAGCCCGCTGTGTGTGGCCACTACTCACCTGCTCTTCAATCCCCGGAGGGGAGATATCAAGCTGGCCCAGATGGCCTTGCTCCTTGCTGAGATAGACAAGATTGCAAGAACTACTGAAGGCAGTTACTATCCTGTCATCTTGTGTGGAGACCTGAACTCTGTACCTGACTCACCACTCTACAAATTCATCTGTAACGGTGAACTTTCCTACCATGGCATGCTGGCCTGGAAG GTGTCTGGTCAGGAGGAGTTTTCCCAACAGTTGTATTCCCGGAAGCTGCAGGCCCCTCTGTGGCCGAGCTCCCTGGGTGTCACAGACAGCTGCCAATATGTCACCCTGTGCCAGCCAAAGAAACTAG CAGGCAGACGGCAATACAGCCGGGACTTCCTGCTCCAGTTCCGTTACTGCGCTGCTGCCTGTGAGCGACCACCACATCTGGTCCTCTTGGAGGGGGTGACAGATGCTAAACCAG ACCGCCCTGCACGCTGGCCCCAGCCTGTTGACATGGTGAAAAACCCTGATCCCCAGCCTCTCATCCCAAG GTCTTCAGGCATTATCCAGCATGGCCTCAACTTGACTTCTGTCTACAGTCACTTCCTGCCACAGAGGGGCCGCCTGGAAGTCACAACGATGCCCATGGGCCTTGGAGCAACCGTTGATTATATCTTCTACTCGGCAGAGCCTGTGGAGAGTGGCAACAGGGGTG GTCGAAGGCTGTACCGGGATGGAGCCCTGAAGCTGCTTGGCcgcctttctcttctctctgaaGATAGCCTGTTGATGGCAAACGGCTTACCAAATCCTTTTTGTTCATCTGATCATCTCTGCCTGCTAGCTAGCTTTGGCTTGGAGATCTCTAGCCTCAGAGAGG ATCCTGGCCCTGGTCCCAGCTCTTGCTCACTTCCCTGGGGAGAAGGGGGATGCTGTGCCTGA
- the ANGEL1 gene encoding protein angel homolog 1 isoform X2: protein MIGTVLCYVLLPAARLLRALRDAFFTYRKNVLLAKSTSTQIEGVFAASRGKSVPEEQEALLEQWLEEGAGNLPASESAPAAGKVSVTFTSDWLEGSELLMTTLSDLNASPEVTQCTDQQLLELHALVSSDQQDHAATELAELLAEEAVAVANNPTWAAVVPQTDHQIVGCAAVSVGVQDEDPAVLAWSLARNAETVPTDPPAWPIQDTVQFSPLLTEVPYHEILWRDWEDLSDQPCVLEQVSKNTPFFEFRVMSYNILAQDLVEQGHDLYLHCHPDILNWNYRLPNLLQEIQHWNPDVLCLQEVQENHYWEQLEPMFKEMGFACCYKRRTGTKTDGCAVCYKHSRFQMISLSPVEYFRPGLDVLNRDNVGLVLLLQPLLPEGLDQKAVSPLCVATTHLLFNPRRGDIKLAQMALLLAEIDKIARTTEGSYYPVILCGDLNSVPDSPLYKFICNGELSYHGMLAWKVSGQEEFSQQLYSRKLQAPLWPSSLGVTDSCQYVTLCQPKKLGRRQYSRDFLLQFRYCAAACERPPHLVLLEGVTDAKPDRPARWPQPVDMVKNPDPQPLIPRSSGIIQHGLNLTSVYSHFLPQRGRLEVTTMPMGLGATVDYIFYSAEPVESGNRGGRRLYRDGALKLLGRLSLLSEDSLLMANGLPNPFCSSDHLCLLASFGLEISSLREDPGPGPSSCSLPWGEGGCCA from the exons ATGATCGGTACCGTGCTCTGCTACGTGCTGCTGCCGGCGGCGCGGCTCCTCCGGGCCCTCCGAG ATGCTTTCTTTACCTATCGAAAGAATGTACTTCTGGCGAAGAGTACGTCCACCCAGATAGAAGGTGTATTTGCTGCAAGCAGAGGAAAGTCAGTCCCAGAAGAGCAAGAAGCCCTTCTCGAGCAGTggctggaggaaggagcagggaaTTTGCCAGCCAGTGAGAgtgctccagcagcagggaaagtATCAGTTACGTTCACAAGTGACTGGTTAGAAGGTTCAGAGCTATTGATGACTACCCTCAGTGACCTGAATGCGTCTCCAGAAGTCACCCAATGCACTGATCAGCAGCTCTTGGAGCTACACGCCTTGGTTTCTTCAGACCAGCAAGATCATGCAGCGACTGAACTAGCAGAATTACTagcagaggaagcagtggcTGTAGCAAACAACCCTACTTGGGCAGCTGTGGTGCCACAGACGGATCACCAGATAGTTGGCTGTGCCGCTGTCAGTGTAGGAGTGCAGGATGAAGACCCAGCTGTGCTAGCCTGGAGTTTAGCACGTAATGCAGAGACAGTACCAACGGATCCCCCAGCCTGGCCCATTCAGGATACAGTAcaattttctcctctcctgacAGAGGTACCCTACCATG AGATTTTATGGAGAGACTGGGAGGATCTTTCTGATCAGCCCTGTGTGCTAGAGCAGGTCTCAAAAAACACTCCTTTCTTTGAATTTCGAGTCATGTCTTACAACATCCTTGCCCAGGACCTGGTGGAGCAGGGCCATGATCTCTATCTACACTGTCATCCAGACATCTTGAACTGGAACTACCGCCTTCCAAACCTTTTGCAGGAGATCCAGCACTGGAATCCTGAT GTTCTGTGTCTCCAGGAGGTGCAGGAGAACCATTACTGGGAGCAGCTGGAACCGATGTTCAAAGAGATGG GCTTTGCATGCTGCTATAAACGGAGAACCGGGACGAAGACAGATGGCTGTGCAGTGTGCTACAAACACAGCAGGTTCCAGATGATCAGCCTCAGCCCCGTGGAATACTTCCGTCCTGGCCTGGACGTCCTTAATCGGGATAACGTGGGCTTGGTGCTGCTGCTAcagcctctgctccctgagGGCCTAGATCAGAAGGCAGTCAGCCCGCTGTGTGTGGCCACTACTCACCTGCTCTTCAATCCCCGGAGGGGAGATATCAAGCTGGCCCAGATGGCCTTGCTCCTTGCTGAGATAGACAAGATTGCAAGAACTACTGAAGGCAGTTACTATCCTGTCATCTTGTGTGGAGACCTGAACTCTGTACCTGACTCACCACTCTACAAATTCATCTGTAACGGTGAACTTTCCTACCATGGCATGCTGGCCTGGAAG GTGTCTGGTCAGGAGGAGTTTTCCCAACAGTTGTATTCCCGGAAGCTGCAGGCCCCTCTGTGGCCGAGCTCCCTGGGTGTCACAGACAGCTGCCAATATGTCACCCTGTGCCAGCCAAAGAAACTAG GCAGACGGCAATACAGCCGGGACTTCCTGCTCCAGTTCCGTTACTGCGCTGCTGCCTGTGAGCGACCACCACATCTGGTCCTCTTGGAGGGGGTGACAGATGCTAAACCAG ACCGCCCTGCACGCTGGCCCCAGCCTGTTGACATGGTGAAAAACCCTGATCCCCAGCCTCTCATCCCAAG GTCTTCAGGCATTATCCAGCATGGCCTCAACTTGACTTCTGTCTACAGTCACTTCCTGCCACAGAGGGGCCGCCTGGAAGTCACAACGATGCCCATGGGCCTTGGAGCAACCGTTGATTATATCTTCTACTCGGCAGAGCCTGTGGAGAGTGGCAACAGGGGTG GTCGAAGGCTGTACCGGGATGGAGCCCTGAAGCTGCTTGGCcgcctttctcttctctctgaaGATAGCCTGTTGATGGCAAACGGCTTACCAAATCCTTTTTGTTCATCTGATCATCTCTGCCTGCTAGCTAGCTTTGGCTTGGAGATCTCTAGCCTCAGAGAGG ATCCTGGCCCTGGTCCCAGCTCTTGCTCACTTCCCTGGGGAGAAGGGGGATGCTGTGCCTGA
- the ANGEL1 gene encoding protein angel homolog 1 isoform X1, with protein MIGTVLCYVLLPAARLLRALRDAFFTYRKNVLLAKSTSTQIEGVFAASRGKSVPEEQEALLEQWLEEGAGNLPASESAPAAGKVSVTFTSDWLEGSELLMTTLSDLNASPEVTQCTDQQLLELHALVSSDQQDHAATELAELLAEEAVAVANNPTWAAVVPQTDHQIVGCAAVSVGVQDEDPAVLAWSLARNAETVPTDPPAWPIQDTVQFSPLLTEVPYHEILWRDWEDLSDQPCVLEQVSKNTPFFEFRVMSYNILAQDLVEQGHDLYLHCHPDILNWNYRLPNLLQEIQHWNPDVLCLQEVQENHYWEQLEPMFKEMGFACCYKRRTGTKTDGCAVCYKHSRFQMISLSPVEYFRPGLDVLNRDNVGLVLLLQPLLPEGLDQKAVSPLCVATTHLLFNPRRGDIKLAQMALLLAEIDKIARTTEGSYYPVILCGDLNSVPDSPLYKFICNGELSYHGMLAWKVSGQEEFSQQLYSRKLQAPLWPSSLGVTDSCQYVTLCQPKKLAGRRQYSRDFLLQFRYCAAACERPPHLVLLEGVTDAKPDRPARWPQPVDMVKNPDPQPLIPRSSGIIQHGLNLTSVYSHFLPQRGRLEVTTMPMGLGATVDYIFYSAEPVESGNRGGRRLYRDGALKLLGRLSLLSEDSLLMANGLPNPFCSSDHLCLLASFGLEISSLREDPGPGPSSCSLPWGEGGCCA; from the exons ATGATCGGTACCGTGCTCTGCTACGTGCTGCTGCCGGCGGCGCGGCTCCTCCGGGCCCTCCGAG ATGCTTTCTTTACCTATCGAAAGAATGTACTTCTGGCGAAGAGTACGTCCACCCAGATAGAAGGTGTATTTGCTGCAAGCAGAGGAAAGTCAGTCCCAGAAGAGCAAGAAGCCCTTCTCGAGCAGTggctggaggaaggagcagggaaTTTGCCAGCCAGTGAGAgtgctccagcagcagggaaagtATCAGTTACGTTCACAAGTGACTGGTTAGAAGGTTCAGAGCTATTGATGACTACCCTCAGTGACCTGAATGCGTCTCCAGAAGTCACCCAATGCACTGATCAGCAGCTCTTGGAGCTACACGCCTTGGTTTCTTCAGACCAGCAAGATCATGCAGCGACTGAACTAGCAGAATTACTagcagaggaagcagtggcTGTAGCAAACAACCCTACTTGGGCAGCTGTGGTGCCACAGACGGATCACCAGATAGTTGGCTGTGCCGCTGTCAGTGTAGGAGTGCAGGATGAAGACCCAGCTGTGCTAGCCTGGAGTTTAGCACGTAATGCAGAGACAGTACCAACGGATCCCCCAGCCTGGCCCATTCAGGATACAGTAcaattttctcctctcctgacAGAGGTACCCTACCATG AGATTTTATGGAGAGACTGGGAGGATCTTTCTGATCAGCCCTGTGTGCTAGAGCAGGTCTCAAAAAACACTCCTTTCTTTGAATTTCGAGTCATGTCTTACAACATCCTTGCCCAGGACCTGGTGGAGCAGGGCCATGATCTCTATCTACACTGTCATCCAGACATCTTGAACTGGAACTACCGCCTTCCAAACCTTTTGCAGGAGATCCAGCACTGGAATCCTGAT GTTCTGTGTCTCCAGGAGGTGCAGGAGAACCATTACTGGGAGCAGCTGGAACCGATGTTCAAAGAGATGG GCTTTGCATGCTGCTATAAACGGAGAACCGGGACGAAGACAGATGGCTGTGCAGTGTGCTACAAACACAGCAGGTTCCAGATGATCAGCCTCAGCCCCGTGGAATACTTCCGTCCTGGCCTGGACGTCCTTAATCGGGATAACGTGGGCTTGGTGCTGCTGCTAcagcctctgctccctgagGGCCTAGATCAGAAGGCAGTCAGCCCGCTGTGTGTGGCCACTACTCACCTGCTCTTCAATCCCCGGAGGGGAGATATCAAGCTGGCCCAGATGGCCTTGCTCCTTGCTGAGATAGACAAGATTGCAAGAACTACTGAAGGCAGTTACTATCCTGTCATCTTGTGTGGAGACCTGAACTCTGTACCTGACTCACCACTCTACAAATTCATCTGTAACGGTGAACTTTCCTACCATGGCATGCTGGCCTGGAAG GTGTCTGGTCAGGAGGAGTTTTCCCAACAGTTGTATTCCCGGAAGCTGCAGGCCCCTCTGTGGCCGAGCTCCCTGGGTGTCACAGACAGCTGCCAATATGTCACCCTGTGCCAGCCAAAGAAACTAG CAGGCAGACGGCAATACAGCCGGGACTTCCTGCTCCAGTTCCGTTACTGCGCTGCTGCCTGTGAGCGACCACCACATCTGGTCCTCTTGGAGGGGGTGACAGATGCTAAACCAG ACCGCCCTGCACGCTGGCCCCAGCCTGTTGACATGGTGAAAAACCCTGATCCCCAGCCTCTCATCCCAAG GTCTTCAGGCATTATCCAGCATGGCCTCAACTTGACTTCTGTCTACAGTCACTTCCTGCCACAGAGGGGCCGCCTGGAAGTCACAACGATGCCCATGGGCCTTGGAGCAACCGTTGATTATATCTTCTACTCGGCAGAGCCTGTGGAGAGTGGCAACAGGGGTG GTCGAAGGCTGTACCGGGATGGAGCCCTGAAGCTGCTTGGCcgcctttctcttctctctgaaGATAGCCTGTTGATGGCAAACGGCTTACCAAATCCTTTTTGTTCATCTGATCATCTCTGCCTGCTAGCTAGCTTTGGCTTGGAGATCTCTAGCCTCAGAGAGG ATCCTGGCCCTGGTCCCAGCTCTTGCTCACTTCCCTGGGGAGAAGGGGGATGCTGTGCCTGA